From a single Sphingobium lignivorans genomic region:
- the ntrC gene encoding nitrogen regulation protein NR(I), with amino-acid sequence MTRLTGKILVVDDDPAICVVISEALKRQGHIVRTVGSIAERRATLPVFAPDVLITDVMLPDGDGLDDVGAILAEEPDLKVIILSAQNTLNTAVRATGQGAFEYLPKPFDLNELSRAVAEAISVRSSGDAPEAGEGGGGEELPLIGRSPQMQEVYRTIARVVSNDLNILVLGESGTGKELVAEAIHSLGPRRSQPFVAINMAAIPRELIEAELFGYERGAFTGAVARSAGKFEQAEGGTLFLDEIGDMPMDAQTRLLRVLQSGEITTVGGTRPVRVNVRIIAATNQDLPDLIAEGRFREDLFYRLNVVPIRLPALRERAGDVPLLARYFLDKAAQGGLPRKSLSDEAARLLEAYDWPGNVRELQNLMKRLTVLTRDQEIQVQHLRQVLTFAQTLGGATASGAVDLREAARRWVREQLAVGTGAIAHDLHDRLLGVIEPVLLGETLAALDGNQIRAAATLGMNRNTLRKKLNHYDIDPAMPLRER; translated from the coding sequence ATGACCAGACTGACCGGCAAGATTCTCGTTGTGGATGACGACCCGGCCATCTGCGTCGTCATATCCGAAGCGCTCAAGCGTCAGGGCCATATCGTCCGGACGGTCGGGTCCATTGCCGAGCGCCGCGCGACACTGCCCGTCTTCGCGCCGGATGTGCTCATCACGGACGTCATGCTGCCTGATGGCGACGGTCTCGACGATGTCGGCGCCATCCTCGCCGAGGAGCCGGATCTCAAGGTCATCATCCTTTCCGCGCAGAACACGCTTAACACCGCGGTGCGCGCGACGGGGCAGGGCGCTTTCGAATATCTCCCCAAGCCTTTCGATCTCAACGAGCTGAGCCGCGCGGTGGCGGAAGCCATCAGCGTGCGTTCGAGCGGCGACGCGCCGGAAGCGGGCGAAGGCGGCGGCGGGGAGGAATTGCCTCTGATCGGTCGCTCGCCGCAGATGCAGGAAGTGTATCGCACGATTGCGCGGGTGGTGAGCAATGATCTCAACATTCTCGTGCTCGGCGAATCCGGTACCGGCAAGGAACTGGTGGCCGAAGCGATCCACAGCCTTGGCCCCCGGCGCAGCCAGCCCTTTGTGGCGATCAACATGGCCGCCATCCCGCGCGAGCTGATCGAGGCGGAGCTGTTCGGTTATGAGCGCGGGGCCTTCACCGGTGCGGTCGCTCGCTCCGCCGGCAAGTTCGAACAGGCGGAGGGGGGCACGCTGTTCCTCGACGAGATCGGCGACATGCCGATGGATGCGCAGACCCGCCTGCTGCGCGTGCTCCAGTCCGGCGAGATCACGACAGTCGGCGGCACCCGGCCAGTGCGCGTGAACGTGCGGATCATCGCCGCCACCAATCAGGATCTTCCGGACCTGATCGCCGAGGGCCGCTTTCGCGAGGACCTGTTCTACCGGCTCAATGTCGTGCCGATCCGCCTGCCGGCCCTGCGGGAGCGCGCCGGCGACGTACCTCTGCTTGCCCGCTATTTCCTCGACAAGGCCGCGCAAGGCGGCCTGCCGCGCAAGAGCCTCTCGGACGAAGCGGCGCGGTTGCTCGAGGCCTATGACTGGCCCGGCAACGTCCGCGAATTGCAGAACCTCATGAAGCGGCTGACCGTGCTGACCCGCGATCAGGAAATCCAGGTGCAGCATCTGCGCCAGGTACTCACCTTCGCGCAGACGCTGGGCGGGGCCACCGCGAGCGGCGCGGTCGACTTGCGCGAAGCGGCCCGGCGCTGGGTGCGGGAGCAACTCGCCGTCGGCACGGGCGCCATCGCGCATGATCTGCACGATCGCCTGCTCGGCGTCATCGAACCCGTGCTGCTGGGCGAGACGCTGGCGGCGCTGGACGGCAACCAGATTCGTGCGGCTGCGACATTGGGCATGAACCGCAACACGCTGCGCAAGAAGCTCAATCACTACGATATCGATCCCGCCATGCCCTTGCGCGAGCGCTAG
- a CDS encoding two-component system sensor histidine kinase NtrB yields MQPENGRNRLSSQFLPGRGALPDAAELIAAHPVATLLIGPDGRIASANARAESLLNMARSALVGSVVGRVLRIADPHMDTAIWMTDKPLSAFGIQVHAGRNEALEMDVLIHPLLEDERWRVVALHVHGQSQTLGVRRSSMGVRSATGAAAMLAHEIKNPLSGIRGAAQLLEGDAGEATRPLTKLICDEVDRIAALIDRMQHFTSNQPLACRPENIYPLLDRAVEIATAGFARDCPIVRTYDPSLPFAQVNGDAFVQIMLNLVKNAVEAVEGVEDGRVQVATAYRHGLSVLSGKGTSPLQIEIQVIDNGPGVPDSIRDVLFNPFISNKRSGQGLGLALVDKLVRDMNGLVQYERDQASGRSIFRVLLPMGANG; encoded by the coding sequence ATGCAGCCTGAGAACGGGAGAAACCGGCTGTCGAGCCAATTCCTTCCCGGCAGGGGGGCACTGCCGGACGCCGCCGAACTGATCGCCGCGCACCCGGTCGCCACGCTGCTGATCGGACCGGACGGCCGCATCGCGTCGGCCAATGCCCGCGCGGAATCGCTGCTCAACATGGCGCGCTCCGCTTTGGTGGGCAGTGTCGTCGGGCGCGTGTTGCGCATTGCCGATCCGCACATGGACACGGCCATCTGGATGACGGACAAGCCGCTCTCCGCCTTCGGCATTCAGGTCCATGCCGGGCGGAACGAGGCGCTGGAAATGGATGTGCTGATCCATCCGTTGCTCGAGGATGAGCGCTGGCGGGTCGTGGCGCTCCATGTTCATGGCCAGTCCCAGACGCTCGGCGTGCGCCGCTCATCCATGGGCGTGCGCTCGGCGACGGGCGCGGCCGCCATGCTTGCGCATGAGATCAAGAATCCGCTTTCCGGCATACGCGGCGCCGCGCAGCTTCTGGAAGGCGATGCGGGGGAAGCCACTCGCCCACTCACCAAGCTGATCTGCGACGAGGTGGACCGCATCGCGGCACTGATCGACCGGATGCAGCATTTCACCAGCAACCAGCCGCTCGCCTGCCGCCCGGAGAATATCTATCCGCTGCTCGATCGCGCGGTGGAGATCGCGACGGCGGGTTTCGCGCGCGATTGCCCGATCGTGCGGACTTATGACCCCTCCCTGCCGTTCGCGCAGGTGAATGGCGACGCCTTCGTCCAGATCATGCTCAACCTCGTGAAGAATGCGGTGGAAGCCGTGGAGGGGGTCGAGGATGGGCGAGTGCAGGTCGCCACGGCTTATCGGCACGGCCTCTCGGTGCTGAGCGGGAAGGGGACATCCCCTCTCCAGATCGAAATCCAGGTGATCGACAATGGGCCCGGCGTGCCGGACAGCATCCGGGACGTGCTGTTCAATCCCTTCATTTCCAACAAGCGCAGCGGGCAGGGTCTGGGCCTTGCTCTTGTGGACAAGCTGGTGCGGGACATGAACGGGCTGGTGCAATATGAGCGGGACCAGGCATCTGGCCGCTCGATCTTCAGGGTGCTGTTGCCGATGGGCGCGAACGGATGA